A single Eremothecium sinecaudum strain ATCC 58844 chromosome VIII, complete sequence DNA region contains:
- the ORC3 gene encoding origin recognition complex subunit 3 (Syntenic homolog of Ashbya gossypii AAL169C; Syntenic homolog of Saccharomyces cerevisiae YLL004W (ORC3)): MNATDFTNTQKTHYTVYPKVKRRKLESSSSIPFVKLFDGEEPENIVFQRWELYHQLYNQFHLEVDKILDEIETDVYGNIPTAITKALELTKGKHFSSLCLLGADGSTKVEAPNDSSNYMNILVDLTPKESPNLRMILRRSMFKLHSSAEAKMLDGSKDEALDIDEFHSDKELEPNDAVEVDGILYDLSMIEAFYKRYNKKLNLIINFRDVDSFYFQVLEDFIWLLKSTLENEEVNVCFVFNINTNISNFEKNLKQRTVRLLKKNFHTIDLSHNKGHRYENRVFQSFLNTVDGKLNLSPRFVKFILDKMSNKSSQNIQLLIKILDYSLMSYFYQNPYSIFIDLTNMHHFDDKYVRSLIKCNTFMTFIEGMIREHAPSSDILSLLENRNKALEEFFAEFLVRDNPVNRHLNFAVDLLENRLGISDFDVVELYYHLLIGKLDEFLEKWPQCQQCKEELKFEPIAIVFQELFTLDNNNGLLTQALFPFLRSNMEDNLLNCERMFPPSLDITDGVKKVELELNKLLDVPICHLFKLYREANAVINVYDFFTAFKESLPQEKIVNTLRQGIKSGELHFPEESKNKLLSGILKLSDSEAFDKIALFWFIQSVSECQYIGIFRTHQYKSYEAIEKIIWRGI, encoded by the coding sequence ATGAATGCAACTGATTTCACGAATACGCAAAAGACACATTACACCGTATATCCAAAAGTTAAGCGAAGAAAGCTTGAATCGTCTTCAAGTATTCCTTTTGTAAAGCTTTTTGATGGTGAAGAGCCTGAAAACATTGTGTTCCAGCGATGGGAGCTATACCATCAACTATATAACCAATTTCATCTAGAAGTGGATAAGATATTAGATGAAATTGAGACAGATGTTTACGGTAATATACCAACTGCTATTACGAAAGCCTTGGAACTAACTAAGGGAAAACATTTTAGCAGCTTATGTTTATTGGGTGCTGATGGATCAACCAAAGTCGAAGCACCGAATGATAGCAGCAATTATATGAATATATTGGTAGATCTTACGCCAAAAGAGTCTCCGAATCTAAGGATGATTCTGAGACGATCTATGTTTAAGTTGCATTCTTCGGCAGAAGCCAAAATGTTGGATGGAAGTAAAGATGAAGCATtagatattgatgaattcCATAGCGATAAGGAACTTGAACCTAACGATGCAGTCGAAGTTGATGGTATATTATATGACCTATCTATGATAGAGGCTTTCTACAAGAGATATAATAAAAAGCTGAATTTAATTATAAACTTTAGAGATGTGGACTCATTTTACTTTCAAGTTCTAGAGGATTTCATTTGGTTATTGAAATCTACATTAGAAAATGAAGAGGTGAATGTTTGCTTTGTATTTAACATCAATACTAATATCTCcaattttgaaaagaacttAAAGCAACGTACCGTACGGTTGCTAAAAAAGAACTTCCATACAATCGACTTATCGCATAATAAAGGTCATAGATATGAAAATCGCGTCTTCCAGAGTTTTTTAAACACTGTGGATGGCAAATTAAACCTGTCTCCTAGATTTGTGAAGTTTATTCTGGATAAAATGAGTAATAAGTCGAGCCAAAACATACAACTACTTATTAAGATTTTGGATTATTCGCTGATGTCTTACTTTTACCAGAATCCGTATTCAATATTTATTGATTTGACAAATATGCACCATTTTGACGATAAATATGTTCGAAGCTTAATCAAATGTAATACTTTTATGACATTTATTGAAGGAATGATTAGGGAGCATGCTCCTTCCTCTGACATTCTTTCATTGCTTGAGAATAGAAATAAAGCTTTAGAGGAGTTTTTTGCGGAATTTTTGGTAAGAGATAATCCGGTAAACAGACATTTGAATTTTGCAGTAGACTTGCTTGAGAATAGATTGGGTATATCTGATTTCGATGTGGTAGAATTATACTATCATTTACTAATAGGAAAGCTTGATGAATTCTTAGAAAAATGGCCTCAATGTCAGCAATGCAAAGAGGAATTAAAATTTGAGCCAATTGCAATAGTATTCCAAGAGCTTTTTACCCtagataataataatggACTTTTAACTCAGGCAttatttccttttcttcGTTCTAATATGGAGGATAATCTACTAAACTGTGAACGTATGTTCCCACCATCATTGGACATTACTGATGGAGTGAAAAAGGTTGAGCTAGAGTTAAATAAGTTGCTTGACGTACCAATTTGTCATCTTTTCAAATTATACAGAGAGGCCAATGCAGTCATTAACGTGTATGATTTTTTTACAGCTTTTAAGGAATCGCTCCCACAGGAAAAAATTGTTAATACCTTAAGGCAAGGTATTAAATCTGGGGAATTACATTTTCCAGAGGAAAGCAAGAATAAGCTTCTTAGTGGCATATTAAAATTGTCTGATTCCGAAGCGTTTGATAAAATTGCATTATTCTGGTTTATTCAGTCGGTTTCCGAATGTCAGTACATCGGGATATTTAGAACACATCAGTACAAATCTTATGAAGCTATTGAAAAAATCATATGGAGAGGTATATGA
- the COX16 gene encoding Cox16p (Syntenic homolog of Ashbya gossypii AAL168C; Syntenic homolog of Saccharomyces cerevisiae YJL003W (COX16)), translating into MTFAAKKFRSKKEELLFQKSLAGRYKSLIAKNPFLYYGLPFCLIMGLGSYWLSNFTAMRYERRDKKVQAMNEEEVVKLKTNRRTVDIKEEYYKLQGLAEQDWEPIRVPRFKGESENVWDVK; encoded by the coding sequence ATGACTTTTGCAGCAAAGAAGTTTAGAAGTAAGAAAGAGGAGCTTTTATTCCAGAAATCCCTTGCAGGCAGATACAAAAGTCTAATAGCCAAAAATCCATTCCTGTATTATGGTTTACCATTTTGCCTAATAATGGGCTTAGGATCATATTGGCTTTCTAATTTCACAGCAATGAGATATGAGCGCCGTGACAAGAAGGTCCAAGCGATgaatgaagaagaagtagTGAAATTGAAGACAAACCGAAGGACAGTCGATATCAAGGAGGAATATTATAAACTGCAAGGTTTGGCGGAACAAGATTGGGAACCTATTAGAGTTCCAAGGTTTAAAGGTGAATCAGAAAATGTGTGGGATGTTAAATAA
- the SPO75 gene encoding Spo75p (Syntenic homolog of Ashbya gossypii AAL167W; Syntenic homolog of Saccharomyces cerevisiae YLL005C (SPO75)): MNVSTASENEYFQYLSKFIYSYVDLSDNTALLMLKFYPDGVHNPYRNPYNYTAQIYSSFLNSTRTGSAQRDYGINLETFLSGVLISFIYCVCQTLLFSCLRTRLPRIYQPNVYLLEHAASPILDSRETKTGVFGWIRATWHLPIESYKKYGLDSFFFLRYLKVLCIYFLILSLVTIPVLIPIHYTSGYKVLDFMNSRAALGNQRQNFESDKLLTQFSLKATGLDEISMSNISPRHFSRLIFHFILGIFAVVWFHATLITELDYFITERNKAILGEDPTAQKQQCAMYLNNIPDKLMSTENRLVQFFHSMIPDSVYQIVFIPKEYRDLKDKNTQEAKLLREIEGVCYDIIKKRFYMKSCPDLVSFMDKDNILPVAVTSSDSSSSWREARATALEEALYDLKITADYKSKMSGRRADRHGFRFGIAKFKYHLKSFIMLDFIFGMRVKWWRIKIAQLDFSLPMIIYDEAYHIDKKLQRLQSIIGQYNRAQKGQKELTVYHAEQERMSSPDGKPALKSKQAVVVFKNALIAHFFDQLLLSDGTNSMKEKILGISPEDIHWKNITVTNRVLLMFRVAASNFLSVMVIVGWVIPVAFVGLISQIPFLAKLVPLPSRSGNTSSIFDKSLASIVPVMTLIFLTECVPFLFRWFGWLKCCRSGSATELDVQKWFFAFLFVHIFLVVTISSGISVIVEKLVNNPVSIPDLLGTNLPKSSNFFCSFILIRGMSYFGGNFMQIKSLLFELFYYRWKTFTPRGVFERNVNIQHYQWGSVYPMFSVLACIGIIYCVISPIILLFSSFSFGLVMFSFKYSIKYQYNPVNKSETFGKYYPMALMQLYAGIYFMEICLIGLFTISNRYRLSLGMIIVIIFTISAHLQIWSNYKYHINHIPAQSAMESIQLTPYNFHIPSLERTSNSVWIPSDERGASNSVQMLLEQKYDIECSQLGCNLDEYGNLVVSGNPP; this comes from the coding sequence ATGAATGTATCTACTGCATCTGAAAATGAATATTTCCAATATTTATCGAAGTTCATCTATAGCTATGTGGATCTCAGTGACAATACCGCTTTGCTTATGTTGAAATTCTATCCCGATGGTGTGCACAATCCATATAGGAACCCATATAATTACACTGCACAAATATATTCCAGCTTCCTTAATAGCACAAGAACAGGATCAGCCCAACGAGATTATGGGATAAATTTAGAGACTTTTCTATCAGGTGTGTTGATTTCTTTTATATACTGCGTGTGTCAGACACTATTGTTCTCATGTCTTAGAACACGACTTCCCCGGATATACCAACCTAACGTATATTTACTAGAACATGCAGCTAGCCCAATATTAGATTCAAGGGAAACTAAAACTGGAGTTTTTGGGTGGATCCGTGCAACCTGGCATTTACCAATTGAATCCTATAAGAAATATGGACTCGATTCGTTTTTCTTTCTAAGGTATTTGAAAGTATTGTgtatttattttttaatacTTTCTCTGGTAACTATACCGGTTTTGATCCCAATCCATTATACATCAGGATATAAGGTACTGGACTTCATGAATTCCCGAGCGGCATTGGGAAACCAGCGGCAGAATTTCGAAAGTGATAAATTGCTAACACAATTCTCATTAAAGGCCACCGGATTAGACGAAATATCTATGTCAAACATATCACCAAGACATTTCTCGAGATTaatatttcattttatACTCGGAATTTTCGCAGTAGTATGGTTCCATGCAACCTTAATCACAGAGCTAGATTATTTTATCACTGAAAGGAATAAAGCAATCCTAGGAGAAGATCCCACTGCTCAAAAGCAACAATGTGCAATGTACCTCAATAATATTCCTGACAAATTGATGTCAACTGAGAATAGGCTAGTGCAATTCTTTCATTCCATGATCCCAGACTCCGTATATCAGATTGTTTTCATCCCGAAAGAGTATAGAGATTTAAAGGATAAGAATACACAAGAAGCAAAGCTATTGAGGGAAATAGAAGGTGTTTGTTACGATATCATCAAAAAGCGCTTCTATATGAAGTCTTGTCCAGACCTGGTATCTTTCATGGATAAAGACAACATCCTACCGGTAGCAGTAACAAGTTCAGACAGTAGTTCGTCATGGCGGGAAGCTCGTGCAACCGCGTTAGAAGAAGCACTATATGACCTTAAAATTACGGCGGATTATAAGTCAAAAATGTCAGGTCGTCGAGCTGATAGGCATGGTTTTCGCTTTGGAATTGCCAAGTTCAAATATCATCTTAAGTCATTTATAATGTTGGATTTTATATTTGGAATGCGCGTTAAATGGTGGAGAATAAAAATCGCACAGTTAGATTTTTCACTACCGATGATAATTTATGATGAAGCATACCATATAGATAAAAAGTTACAACGGTTACAGTCCATCATAGGACAGTATAATCGGGCCCAGAAAGGTCAAAAAGAGCTAACTGTCTACCATGCTGAGCAAGAGAGAATGTCATCCCCAGATGGAAAGCCTGCATTGAAGTCTAAACAAGCTGTTGTGGTGTTTAAAAATGCATTGATTGCACATTTTTTTGATCAGTTATTATTATCTGACGGCACGAACTCCATGAAGGAGAAAATATTGGGTATCAGTCCAGAAGATATACATTGGAAAAATATAACCGTTACCAATAGGGTCCTCCTAATGTTTCGAGTTGCTGCATCAAACTTCCTTAGTGTCATGGTAATAGTCGGGTGGGTTATTCCGGTGGCTTTCGTTGGTTTAATATCACAAATACCTTTCTTGGCAAAGTTAGTACCTCTCCCTAGTCGGAGTGGCAATACGTCCTCTATTTTTGATAAATCCCTTGCAAGTATTGTTCCAGTTATGACTTTGATCTTTTTAACTGAATGTGTGCCTTTCCTTTTTAGATGGTTTGGATGGCTCAAGTGCTGTCGATCTGGTTCCGCCACTGAGTTAGATGTACAAAAATGGTTCTTCGCCTTCTTATTTGTTCATATATTCTTAGTGGTCACTATCTCTTCTGGAATTTCAGTAATTGTCGAGAAGTTAGTCAACAATCCCGTCAGTATCCCGGATTTACTTGGCACCAACTTACCTAAGAGTTCAAACTTTTTCTGCTCTTTTATCCTCATCAGAGGAATGTCATATTTCGGTGGTAACTTTATGCAAATTAAAAGTTTACTGTTTGAATTGTTCTACTACAGATGGAAGACTTTCACTCCTCGTGGTGTTTTCGAGAGAAATGTTAATATCCAGCATTATCAATGGGGTTCTGTGTATCCAATGTTTTCCGTTCTAGCATGTATTGGAATCATCTATTGTGTTATATCGCCAATCATATTGCTATTTTCAAGCTTTTCTTTTGGTCTAGTCATGTTTTCGTTCAAATACTCAATAAAATATCAATATAACCCGGTAAACAAGTCTGAAACATTTGGGAAATATTATCCAATGGCTTTAATGCAATTGTATGCTGGAATTTATTTTATGGAAATTTGTTTGATTGGTTTGTTCACAATCTCCAATCGTTACAGACTTTCTCTCGGTATGATAATTGTAATAATCTTCACCATTAGCGCCCATTTGCAAATATGGAGTAACTATAAATATCATATCAATCATATTCCAGCGCAAAGCGCCATGGAATCCATTCAGCTGACACCTTACAATTTTCATATTCCCAGCCTTGAACGCACTAGTAATAGCGTATGGATCCCTAGTGACGAACGTGGTGCATCCAATTCGGTACAAATGTTGTTGGAACAAAAATATGACATTGAATGTAGCCAGCTTGGTTGCAATCTCGATGAATATGGAAACTTAGTCGTAAGCGGTAACCCTCCATAA